From the Lemur catta isolate mLemCat1 chromosome 1, mLemCat1.pri, whole genome shotgun sequence genome, the window GTTTAGTTAGAAGGCTCCAGTCTAAGATTATAGTAGAAAAACAACTACAGAGATGACAGAAATAGATgaacatggaatatattttggaattagaCCCCTACAACTTGCTGATAGACAGGGTGTGAGAGGGCAGCAAGGCACAGAAAAACCAAGAATGCCTCAATGAGCATGAATGCACTGAAATAAGTTCAAAGAACAATCATGGCATCTGTCATTCATTcaaagatggggtctcattacgttgcccaggctgggctcaagtgatcctcctgcctcagcctcctgagtagcaaggAATACAGGTGTGCTTAACGTGGTGGCTTCTGTCAATTTAGAATTCTAGGTGTCACTGAGGAAGCAAGGGGGCTCCTAGCATTTGGTAAACAAGTGATGTACAGTGTTTGACTTGAATCAGTGGAACTAGGCTCAGGTGTGACTCCTTCCTGCTTTTtagatcttgagcaagttacctcttaccattttaacaatactCACGCTACCACATTGGATtgctaaaaagtataaataatgtTTATGGAAGTAACCGGCAATCTAGAATGTTACTAAAAATCAATCCTAATACATAAATATCTTCTCTTCCTTGCCAAACAATCTAGAGAGGTAAAGGTTTGATATTGCCAATAAATAACTCCCCCGGCCTGATATACAATGGCACTTACTAAACAGCTTCCACTATACAATTATGACCCAGCTCTAAATCTGATTTTATGCTAAAAATTCTGGACACTGTTATTTTTTGGATAAGCAATGTTAACgtttatgataaaaaaataaaataaacttgtgATTTCAACTGACTATAGCAACCAGTAAATATGCTTTTGTCACACTGTCAGGGTCCAAAAGTGTGTCAGTACAAAATGTTTCTATTCCCTTTCAGGAACAAATGACAACTACCTTTACTAGACgttgtaatgttttatttaaaagtgctgggtacagttaaaaaaaaaacaaaaacctacatTAAATGTTTGgctatggttttattttctttagtacaAGCTCAAATGGAGCAGAATCATTTGAGCAGCCACCTCTGGCTAGACAAGGGGGACAGCCAACAGACGGCAGGATGAAAGCTTACGGAAAGCCAAGAAGATCCCTCACCCCCAATCTAGTTCTCAAGGGAACCTGCACTGCAGCACTGCTCATCGGAAGATCTCAGTAGTCTGCAGAGCTACAGTGCTGTTTGTTTAATCTAGTTGTCTGAAGTCCATACCCATCACAAATGGCATCATAGGTTCTATGGTTGACAGACATGAGTTCTCACCATTGCTTACTGCCACTTACCAGCCTTGCCttaggcaagttccttaaccCCTAAGCCTCATGTTTCCCAGTGTTAAAGATGGAGTttaggccaagtgtggtggcccatgcctataatcctagcactttgggaggtcaatgtgggaggatcatttgaggccaggagtttgagaccagcctgagcaacacagggaACCCCATCGCTACCAAACATAAAAAATTGGCAGGCTGTGGTgtacgcctgtagtctcagctactcaggaggttgaggcaggaggatcacttgagcccaggagtttgaggttgcagtgagctatgatgatgccattgcactttagcctggacaacagaacgagaccctgtctcaaaaaaagagaaaaaatgatggGGTTTAATGATATTTATACCTTATTGGGCTGTCTTAATAACATAATGCATACAAAAGATTTGGTACGGTGCATGGCACATAGTGTCAACTATTATTAAGAggttattagtttttcttttttccattttccatatagtcaaagaaaagttggaaaattacaaagaaaaactaCACAACTACCCCTGTAACTTTTAGGACTACTAATTTCAGATCCCCAGCAAATTGTTTTTGGTAGATACAAATTGCTTTCTAAAAGATCTACCAATTTATACTTCCCTTGAGCTAAATATGACTGCACCCATTTCTTTCATTTGTAGGTACTTACGCTGAAGCAGTGAGGAACTAAAGCCAGTTCTCAATCTCAAAATGATCATTGGGACTACACAACAGGTACTGTAGAATCTcccttttccttctgtctccaAGAGGCTACCTAAGAAGTATTTGTGTCAACCAAGGTACAGGGAGCAGCCACTGCTCTGTATAGGCTTGCTGGGATTTCTCCTTTGCCCAGACAGACCAGAGTCATCACATTTAATCTTTGAAAAGTTTAACAAATGTTTCCTAACTGCTGCGTAGATCTCCAATTATGCAAAATGAAGTGTTTGTGAGGCCTCCGAAATAATCTTCCACAAATTCCTTTAACGTAACTTCTGAATTTTCTCCCCAAAACTTCTCTGCCTGTAGGTTTTCAAGCTTTAAAAAAGGGCTAAACTGGGTGGAGGTTCATCTCAGTGCACACAAAACTGGTAACTTCACACAAACATCTGAGTGCGTGTACATAAGCACAGGGATGTATTTTGTCTATATATTATGTAAATGAAAACTAAACATGGTATATATTAATTGCTAAACCAAGTAAACTCATAATTTCCATGCAAAAGTAGAATGTGAGATCCAAAAGAGATATTATAATCATCTCAAGTACAACCCTTTCTTatttagaagagaaataaaggcCCCCAAAATGTAAATATCCAGTTGCCATAGCTAATTAGCAACTCAGACTCTGAGCACTGATCTTCTGCAACAGTGTTTTCCCCTTACAATACCTTCCTTCTCTACCAAGATATTAATATGCCTAGTAAAGGAGCAATACCTGATGGAATCTGATTTTTCCAAGACAAGCACTAACACTGCTTTCATGACAAACcacctttattttcatttcaagacTTCATACTGATAACCCTGCCCACTGACACCATTATTATTACAAAGAAGAAACTGGGGTTCACATAAGTAATTTGTTCCtgggctttggagacagacaAGCTCTTCACTGATTTCCCTGGCGGGTGATCTTGGCGAAGATGTCCAATTATCTATACCTCAGtttgaagaataataaaatggaataacatCTAAGTCCCCAGAGATGATGGGAGAATTATACTTAGCGCAATACCTGGTGCATAATAAACCCCAATTTAAAAAAGGTAATGTTATTACTGTTACTACAAATCACTGTAGTTACTAATGTTACATGCCTTCCAGGGCTTAGTCTTTCAGcaacacaatttaaaatagtTGAAGATGTCTGGGATGAGGAAAAAGCGGGGATGTACCTGCAACCAGGAACAGTAACGAGCTGAGCGTCGTCCTGAGCCCAAGGTCACTTCGTGAAGCTAAATTCCACAGGAACTGTTCGGCCGGCACCGGAGAGGGAAGTCGAGGAGGCTAAACTGCTCCCGCCACCGCCTCTTGAGACCAAGCAAAGCGGTGCCCTACTTTTCCCGAGCACCGGGTGGATGCTACCCGGCGCCGGCTGCAGCCTTCAGCGGACTGTTCAAGGCTTCCCTAAGGCCCGCAACGTGAAGCACGGACACCGCCGCCGCGGGTACCTAGCCTGCAGAACCGGCCCGAGCTCCGCCGCCTGCGCGTGGGCGCCTCCGCGGGCCCATCGTGACGTAGCAGCTGCGCGGCCGAGCCCCACATTCTATTGGTCGCTGATGTCCAATGGGAGAACTGGTGCGCGGAACTTTCCAGTGTCTCCGCCCCTAGCTCAGCCATCTCCATGGTGACCGCTACAGGTCACCCATTTGGCCGTCAAAGCCAGGATTGCGTCATTGTCTATGCGCCGGAAGCGATAGTTCCTGAACTGGCATGTGGTAACAACGCAAGGTCGGGCTGGCACCCGCGAAGTTAAACCAAGTGAGGAGGTGTGTTGATCGGCAGGGGCGTTAGCCCCTGGCCGGCTTCTGGTGACCATGGCAGTGTTTCACGACGAGGTGGAGATCGAGGACTTCCAATATGACGAGGACTTGGAGACGTATTTCTACCCCTGCCCGTGTGGGGATAACTTCTCCATCACCAAGGTAACTTCAGGGCCCCTCCTGGCGGCTGACCCAAGCAGGCGCGTTTTCAATCCGCCGGATGTTCGGTCGCACTTGCGCCGCTGAGTCATCCACCCCCTCTTTCCTCTGTTTCTGAAtcgcctcccctgccccctcccctcatTAATATCCTGAGCTCTCAGTGGACACTTAGTTTTGGACTTCAGTTAGGTCGGGGAGGGGGTGGCGGGGAGCGTCGGCCTTCCTGCCGGATACCCCTCCTAGGGCGCCTTCCCAGGATAGTTTGGTGGAGGGGACGTGTTTTTGTTTCCCAGGGGTTTTGAGGCGACTGAACCTCGCCTAACCTTCCTGGGTGTTTCCCTAAGTGACGCTTGTAGGGAAAAAAGGGGTTGGCATTTCAGGAGAAAAGCCCTTTTGGCTCTCTCACCCACTGTGAGGGGAGGCAAGCCACCAGGAGATTTAGGCATAGGGGTGGGAGACgtggggggggagggaatggTGAAAGGAAGACTATGCTAACCGCACGATGTTTGATTTCGTTGTAGGAAGATTTGGAGAACGGGGAAGACGTAGCAACGTGTCCTAGCTGCTCTCtcattataaaagtgatttatgACAAAGTAagagatgtaatttttttttcttttttttgagacagagtctcactctgttgcccaggctagagtgccgtggcatcagcctagctcacagcaacctcaaactcctgggctcaagcaatcctcctgcctcagcctcctgagtagctgggactacaggcatgcgccaccatgcccggctaattttttctatatatttttagtagtccatataatttct encodes:
- the DPH3 gene encoding DPH3 homolog → MAVFHDEVEIEDFQYDEDLETYFYPCPCGDNFSITKEDLENGEDVATCPSCSLIIKVIYDKDQFVCGETIPAPSANKELVKC